A portion of the Bacteroidota bacterium genome contains these proteins:
- a CDS encoding 4Fe-4S dicluster domain-containing protein: protein MVIIQRKDFDSFIDALVERNYDVVGPRVSDGAIVVGEIRSAAELPEGWTDLRENSRYRLAHQADKALFGYTVGPQSWKKFLFPPATKVLTAVRKGKALEMNPDETKEVAPRYAFLGVRPCELSAIMIQDKVFLNQQFADPAYSVRRKNVFIVAVNCTKGAGTCFCVSMNTGPAATGGYDVVLTEVVAEGVHYFAADAGSEKGSELLKQIPQKKADAHEVHTVETLLSAAQETMGRTMNTEGLKELLADNLESAHWDDVARRCLMCANCTMVCPTCFCSAIDDVTDLSGERAERWRRWDSCFTMDFAKVTGGNFRFSPKARYRQWITHKLSSWVDQFGTLGCVGCGRCITWCPVGIDITAEVQAIRNNGVKSDT from the coding sequence ATGGTCATCATTCAACGTAAAGATTTCGACTCTTTCATCGACGCTCTCGTAGAGCGGAACTATGACGTAGTAGGGCCGCGGGTGAGCGACGGAGCGATCGTGGTCGGCGAGATCCGTTCCGCCGCCGAGCTTCCTGAAGGCTGGACAGACCTCCGGGAGAACTCACGGTATCGGTTAGCGCATCAGGCCGACAAAGCGCTGTTCGGCTATACCGTCGGTCCGCAGTCGTGGAAGAAATTTCTTTTTCCTCCCGCCACAAAGGTCCTGACGGCAGTAAGAAAAGGAAAAGCGCTTGAAATGAACCCGGACGAAACGAAGGAAGTTGCACCGCGCTATGCCTTTCTGGGCGTGCGGCCGTGCGAATTGAGCGCCATCATGATCCAGGACAAAGTGTTTTTGAATCAACAGTTTGCCGACCCGGCTTACAGCGTCCGTCGCAAAAATGTTTTCATTGTGGCGGTCAATTGTACGAAAGGCGCCGGAACCTGTTTTTGCGTTTCGATGAACACCGGTCCGGCCGCAACCGGCGGATACGACGTTGTGCTCACGGAAGTTGTCGCGGAGGGAGTACATTATTTTGCAGCAGATGCCGGGAGTGAAAAAGGGAGCGAACTCCTCAAGCAGATTCCCCAGAAAAAGGCTGACGCTCATGAGGTCCACACCGTTGAAACTTTGCTCTCGGCCGCGCAGGAAACCATGGGCCGGACGATGAATACCGAGGGGTTGAAAGAACTCCTCGCCGACAATCTTGAGAGCGCTCATTGGGATGACGTTGCGCGCCGCTGTCTGATGTGCGCGAACTGCACTATGGTATGCCCGACCTGCTTCTGCTCGGCGATCGATGATGTCACGGACCTCAGCGGAGAACGGGCCGAACGGTGGAGACGGTGGGATTCCTGCTTCACGATGGATTTCGCAAAAGTGACCGGCGGAAACTTTCGGTTCTCCCCGAAAGCGCGATATCGCCAATGGATTACTCACAAACTCTCTTCATGGGTTGACCAGTTTGGAACATTGGGGTGTGTCGGATGCGGACGCTGTATCACATGGTGTCCGGTCGGCATTGATATCACCGCCGAGGTACAGGCGATCCGAAACAACGGCGTCAAAAGTGACACATAG
- a CDS encoding cyclic nucleotide-binding domain-containing protein → MQKENLGEVLRKHPFVGNLGEKYLQTLVGCAKNVHYKEGEYLCHEGEAADWFFLIRSGRIALEIHAGHKGKRRVQTIGPGEVLGWSWLISPYRWHFDGCAVAEVGALALDGKCLRTKCDKDHDFGYEMLKRLSDVFQSRMEATRLQLLDVYGSR, encoded by the coding sequence ATGCAAAAAGAAAATCTCGGTGAGGTGCTCAGGAAACATCCCTTCGTGGGAAACCTTGGCGAAAAATATCTCCAGACGCTGGTCGGATGCGCAAAGAACGTGCACTATAAGGAAGGGGAGTATCTTTGCCATGAGGGGGAGGCAGCGGATTGGTTTTTCTTGATTCGGAGCGGGAGAATTGCGCTTGAAATTCATGCCGGACATAAAGGAAAGAGAAGGGTTCAGACAATCGGCCCCGGCGAAGTTCTCGGTTGGTCATGGCTGATCTCCCCTTACCGCTGGCATTTCGACGGCTGCGCGGTTGCCGAGGTCGGAGCGCTCGCGCTCGACGGGAAATGTCTCCGTACCAAATGCGACAAGGACCATGATTTTGGTTATGAGATGCTCAAGCGTCTCTCCGATGTTTTCCAAAGCCGTATGGAGGCAACGCGCCTTCAATTGCTCGACGTCTACGGCTCACGCTAA
- a CDS encoding FAD/NAD(P)-binding protein: protein MSQPYSAEVDVLADPMLPELQIIRRIVWETDDTFTLQLENLNHGARKFLFLPGQFNMLYVFGIGESAISISSDPSKTNMLSHTIHRVGTVTNALASMKRGDIIGLRGPFGSNWPIETANGLDVCIVAGGIGLAPLRPVLYSLFRRRRDYGRVLLLYGARSPLDLLYRVELEQWSKQYDVEVLVTVDRSDSTWKGYIGVVPNLFSYIKLDARATLAMVCGPEVMMEYTIAEILRRGVPPEQIYLSMERNMKCAVGFCGHCQYGPKFICKDGPVFGLPQISGFFGKKEI from the coding sequence ATGAGTCAACCCTATAGTGCTGAAGTCGACGTCCTAGCCGACCCCATGCTTCCGGAACTCCAGATCATTCGGAGAATTGTCTGGGAAACAGACGATACATTTACTCTTCAGCTCGAGAATCTGAATCACGGCGCCAGGAAGTTCTTGTTCTTGCCCGGACAGTTCAATATGCTGTACGTTTTCGGAATTGGCGAGTCAGCGATCTCCATCAGCTCGGATCCGTCCAAAACGAATATGCTGTCCCACACGATCCACCGCGTTGGAACGGTGACGAACGCGCTCGCTTCGATGAAGCGAGGCGATATCATCGGATTGCGCGGACCGTTCGGCAGCAATTGGCCGATTGAAACTGCCAACGGCCTGGACGTCTGCATTGTAGCGGGGGGAATAGGGCTCGCGCCGCTTCGCCCCGTCCTGTATTCGCTTTTTCGAAGGCGACGAGATTATGGCAGAGTGCTGCTCTTATATGGCGCACGGAGTCCCCTCGACCTGCTCTACAGGGTCGAACTTGAACAATGGAGCAAACAGTACGACGTTGAGGTGCTGGTGACGGTCGACAGGAGCGATTCCACATGGAAGGGATACATCGGCGTTGTGCCGAACCTTTTCTCGTACATCAAGCTTGATGCGCGCGCGACGTTGGCAATGGTCTGCGGCCCGGAAGTGATGATGGAATACACCATCGCCGAGATCCTGCGCCGAGGGGTTCCCCCAGAGCAAATTTATCTATCGATGGAACGCAATATGAAATGTGCCGTCGGTTTCTGCGGTCATTGCCAGTACGGGCCAAAATTCATCTGCAAGGACGGTCCGGTCTTCGGGCTCCCCCAGATCAGCGGATTCTTCGGCAAAAAGGAGATCTAA
- a CDS encoding oxidoreductase, producing MNPRKPKVAVYKFASCDGCQLSLLDAEEELLAVAGAIDISYFPEASRKMVRGPYDIGVVEGSITTPHDVERIRAVRKECRTLITIGACATAGGIQALRNWKDVKEFTRIVYANPEYISTLDRSLPVGSFVHVDFELRGCPINKFQLIEVVVAFLHKRKPNVPTHSVCVECKLKGNVCVMVAEGTPCLGSVTQVGCGALCPSYHRGCYGCFGPMDSANTQSLSRHFIESGSTDVDIKLAFRSFNAYAEAFRRESDAHE from the coding sequence ATGAATCCCCGCAAACCCAAAGTCGCGGTCTATAAATTTGCTTCGTGCGATGGATGTCAGCTTTCGCTCCTGGATGCGGAGGAGGAGCTCCTGGCCGTCGCCGGTGCGATCGATATTTCGTATTTCCCCGAAGCGAGCCGAAAGATGGTGCGCGGTCCGTACGACATCGGCGTTGTGGAAGGGAGCATAACGACGCCGCACGACGTTGAGCGCATCCGTGCGGTCAGAAAGGAATGCCGTACGCTTATCACAATAGGCGCGTGTGCAACCGCGGGGGGGATTCAGGCACTCCGCAACTGGAAAGATGTCAAAGAGTTCACGCGTATCGTGTACGCGAACCCGGAGTACATCTCCACGCTCGACCGTTCTCTCCCGGTCGGTTCCTTTGTCCATGTCGATTTCGAGCTGCGCGGATGTCCGATCAACAAGTTTCAGTTGATCGAAGTGGTGGTCGCTTTTCTTCATAAGCGGAAACCGAACGTTCCCACCCACAGCGTGTGCGTCGAGTGTAAACTGAAAGGAAATGTGTGCGTGATGGTTGCCGAGGGAACGCCGTGTCTCGGGTCCGTGACGCAGGTAGGCTGCGGTGCGTTGTGCCCGTCGTACCATCGCGGGTGCTACGGATGCTTTGGCCCAATGGACAGTGCAAATACACAGTCCCTCAGCAGGCATTTCATTGAATCGGGTTCGACGGACGTGGACATCAAGCTTGCATTCCGAAGCTTCAACGCGTATGCGGAAGCTTTCCGAAGGGAGAGTGACGCTCATGAATGA